A region of the Dermatophagoides farinae isolate YC_2012a chromosome 7, ASM2471394v1, whole genome shotgun sequence genome:
AGTGCTGTTTGACcttcataatttttcatgGTAGGATCAGCACCATGTGCCAATAAAAGTGCACAAAGTTGTGTACGACCTTTTTGTGCAGCTTCATGTAATGGTGTAAATCCCCAACGATCAGTGGCATTGACATTGGTATCatgtttgatcaataatgCAGCAATATCTAAATGACCATAACTTGCTGCATTATGTAATGGAATTAATCCACCTTTATCTGGTGCATTGACATCGGCACCTTTATCCAGCAAAAATTCGGCAacttcaaaattattataaccaGCAGCTAAATGTAATGGTGTTGAATTTCTACCTTGACTATCACGACAATTTACATTCTCGGCTGTAACTAATCGAATTAAACGTCCTAATTCACCTTTTTTAGCTGCATCTAAAATGGCAACATTGCCCAATAAGAGATCGGAAATTTCTACATCTTCCTGTTTAACTAGATCTAATGGTGTATCGCCATCacgatttttctttgtaaCATCGGCACCATGTCTTAGTAATAATTTGACAATGTCAATTTTTCCTTTAGATGAAGCTTCATGTAAGGCAGTGTATTTCCATAAATCTGTAGCATTAACATTGGCaccttttttcaataataattcggCAACTTCGAAATGTCCATAGCTACATGCATTATGTAATGGTACAAGACCACCTTTATCTTTAGCTCGAACATCGGCACCATGTTCAAGAAgatattcaacaacatcaattcGATTATAACCGGCAGCAAAATGTAACGGTGTTGATTGTctaccatcaacatcacgACAATTGACAAGATGTGGATATTTTGAAAGGATTGTTCGTACTAAATCTAATTCACCTTGTCGTGATGCTTCAAGAAGCTGATGTTCAGGATTGCCACGTGATGTTAATCTATGTGAAGCGATCAATTTTTGTACCTGTTCAGTAGCAGCCATTTGTTCTGCAGTTAAACCATGTATATTGACTAACATTAAATCCGCTCCATACGATAGTAATGTTTGTACAGAACAAAGTTGTCCATTTCTTGAAGCACGATGTAAAGCTGTCTGTCCTAATGAATCGACAGCATTGATTTTGGCACCATGTTTCAATAATACTTCCATTAGATCAGTATAGCCACGATCAGAAGCCAAATGTAATGGTGTtagaaattttccatttttttcattaactATTCCAGGTGATTTACGTATTAGTAgatcaataatttgtttaTGAAGTTTTGGTGTCATTTGTGGATTAGATATCGATTGACAATTGAGCGATACGGCTACATGTAGGGCTGTATTGCCAGTCAAAGGATGTTTAAATTGAATAGTTTCagtattgatgaatttttttaattttgaaatatcCGTAGCGCTGATAATTGCATCGAAAAATTGATGACCACGATATTCTTTCATAATACGGTCCTGTAGATCTGGTGTTGGACAAATGTCTAGCACGGATTTATTATGACAATTAACTAATGTTGGATCGGCACCATgtgccaataataatgcacAAACTTCAACACGCATTTTGGCTGCAGCTTCATGTAACGGCGTGAATTGCCAATGATCTGATGCATTCACTTCGGCACCATGTTTGATGAGTAGTTCACAGACTTCAAAATGTCCATAACTACAAGCATTGTGCAATGGCACTAGACCACCTTTATCTTTTGCATGAacatcaccaccatttttaagtaaaatttgaacaattttcaaacgaTTATATCCGGCAGCCAAATGAAGCGGTGTCGAACGTCGTCCATCGGATGCATGACAATTAACATTTAATGGTgtcaacaatgataaaactttttcttcataaCCATTACGAGCAGCTTCAAGAAGTTCGTGTTTACGATAATCACCAGTTAACACTGGTTTGACTAATGGTGAGGCCAATTCTAATGCAGTTTTGCTCTCCGAATTCGTTAACCGGGCATCGGCTCCTTTTTGCAATAGATAAAGACAAACTTCGAGTTTACCTTTAATGGCTGCTTCCATTAATGGTGTAAAATGCCAATTATCTTTGACATTTGGAACGGCaccatttttcaataataattttacaaCTTCAATGTGACCAAAACTACAGGCATTGTGCAAAGGTACTATAAATAGGAAAAGGTAATtagaattcaatgaatgaaaatcaaaaataaagaatcgaTAATTATACCTAGACCACCATCATCTTTGGCATGAATATTAGCACCTTGTTGTATgagaaaatcaacaacatctaAACGACCAAAACCGGATGCAAAATGTAGTGGCTAATAATTtgcgaaaagaaaaattaataaaattatataaatgtgtgtaacaataacaaaattacCGTTGATCGTCCACCACCAGATGGATCACGAACATTAacattatttgaattgattaatttttttaatcgatTTAAATCACCAATTTTACAAGCTTGAAATATAtcttttattatcataattgatgctgctgttgttgcagCCGTAGCTGTCGTTCCAAGATGGTGTACATCCAATGATGGACAAGATGATTGTGCAGGGGAATGTATTAATaatgttgacgatgatgatgatgttgatggctgtgatgatggtgatgctAATTTTGTTTTAGACGTACTATTTTGTTGCTGtgcatgattatgattaggatgataaatattcaaaggatttgaagatgatgataatgatgatgaagaataatCCATTATTAACGATGATGGTGTAGGATTGAtcatattgatcattgaacTGATTGAAAATGGTGTAGAAGAAGAATGAGGATGAGCAGATGAAATCAACACCTGTTGcccattatgatgatgattttccggaatagatgataataatggagCCTGTTGTTGAGTTATGGTTGTTGATGTagtagttgatgatgatggtgataacgAGGTTTGTGTTGTTATTGGCATCAaagaatgttgatgatgatttgaatcagTCGATATTGACAGTGGTGTTTGTGAATgctgttgtagttgttgttgtttattatttcgttgatataacgatgatgatggactgTAAAGCAATGATTGgtggccattattattaatggaaGAAATGGTCGATATTGTTGATGTAGACAATGTGGAacatgttgttgatgatgaagattgtAATGGATGATTAATGCCAGTGGccgttgtagttgttgttattgttgttgttgtagttgcaGCCGATGAAACAatagacgatgatgataaattcgGTTGTATAGGATaagatgaatgaaacatttttgctattgtttttcaacaaaaaaaatgcgtctgaatttttctttgatatgattcgaatttgattaccttgattattatgatagaCATGAAAtcgtcattttcattgatccaattgaaatttaaattagcTATAGTTCTTTATGcttctgttttgtttcattcttcTAACGATCACATATGAGTTGAGTGACAGATAAATTcatggaatgaaaattaatacgaatgtggataataatgtggacttgttgaataataaattcaatgtgTTAGATTTGACTTTGATGgagttgaattgaaaatgaaaaattcatagaACGTtcctaaaaaaaatcaatcaatcaataaattgaaataggaaacaaaaattgacaacGTTATGACGTgacaagaaatttttttttgtttttgttttggattcAATACGAcgaaaatataatgatgatgatgtgtggtTGAAATGTCGTTGGATTTATTTATGGATCCAATGaaagttgaaatttttttttcggtcaaATCTTGAAGAAAATGACGGCTTGAAAgagacaaaaattttttttttaatttaaaatgtaTTTGTTCCAATTGTAATCTGCCACGATCgagtttctctctctctcactatttatttattcattcatttcactCATTCTCTTTCATTTACAACGACTTGATCGACGAGCCAAAACGATTGCCAATTCATCCACACACATCAATTTATGGTTGTCTGCTCGTATGGAAATTTTcctgtaaatttttttcattcatttgtaacCGGCGATTGTGGAGAATGTTTTCTAGAATTTTATGttattctgtttgttttgttttatcaaaacattgataaatgggaatatttttttttttttttggacagaattcaaaatgtgattcaattttgttttttttatgaatgatctgaaccaaaaaaaaaaacttactgaaatgaatccaaattgaaaaaatggatttaaTCGACatgaattatcatttgttattggatcagaataaacaatttcaacaacagattgaagagaaaacaaaaatcaatcaaaatcttcaattacaaataatcaatcaagatGAAGAGATTAAAAAAACTTCGTTCACAAATACAAATGTTGGAACAATTGAATTGCGAGAAATCATTACGTTTGGATGAATTGaccatgaaaatgaataataataataatacggTCAACAGAAAtccaaaatcattaaaaacaaataaaaacaaaaaatctatcACAGGTAAAAAGGCCAAAGTTTGGATCAAACGTGGTTCTAGACAACGTAAACAACGGCTGAACAAatcatatgataatgattcaaaatcaacacCGTCTAacactaatgatgatggttttaaATGTTCCATTTGTGGCCAGTTATTCATGCAGAAACattcttttcaaaatcatgaaaaatttcataatgataataataaaaaattgaatccatATCCATGTGATCTTTGTACGAAAAGTTTTCCTACTAAATATCAACTTGATCGTCATCGGAAAATACATTCGAAAAATTGTAACAAAACAACTTGTAAATATCAATGTGAAATCTGTAGTAATAGATTTGATCATGAAAATGACCTAGTCGATCATCAACGTGAAATTCATAACGACAATATGACATCTAACTTTGATGaccaatcaacatcatcgtcatcattgtcgttggTCACAGAGAAAATTAACAACTCGGAAATATCCACTGCAATTGTTAcgacaaccacaacaaaagtaaatgaaattgttcaacaacaatccattcatgaatcaacaatatcGAATTCATCGGTTGATtctgattcaaatgaaaataatttcatatcTTCATCACAACCATTGATACAATTACAATTGCtgccaacatcatcatcatcatcaaccaccaccaccatacaACATTCGCATCAAGTCGTATCGATGCCTCCGGAATCACAACAATTGACCATTCTTGAACCTGTAGTATcggattttcaaaattcaaatcaaaacaattacTCACAATCAGAAATTTTGTgccaaaatcaatcatcttattatttaatcgataataatctgaataatgattcattgcCGTCTGAACCATCACCACAATGCAATTATCCACCATCGACATCCACTACAGATACAATTGTTTCATGGTCAAATTTttagaggaaaaaaaaatttcaaaaatgcaatttttttttactgtttttttattgtttaattaactcaatgaatcattgtttttatttccattttatttatttgtttttttttaaaaaaagtaattgaattcaatcatcatcattaaaattaaatttattatgaaaaatcaatctttGATCGATCATCTTGTTCAGATAATTTTGTTGGACGCAAACCATGTTCGATATTTTGTATGAATTTTCGAAACAAATTTAATGATGGCGCCAATGATGTTCGATATGCTATGCTAGTTGTAATGGTACAATcatctgttgttttttctgtatcttgtgttattgaaattttatccatttcTTCGATCAATGTTGAAAGTGTTGGCACTGCAAATGGATCaaattgatccaatttttcaaaatctaTTGGCACACATATACGACCGGTTTTCGGATGTATTGAAAATGGTACCTTAAGTAAATGATTAAGACCACGTGTAACATTTATATCTAAACGTGGATAACAAAActgaaatttgatttcttCAAGAAAATATCTATGTCGAATTCGATTATTACTAAGCAAATGATTTGCACCTTTAGATGAATAGAATTTTGATGCTAGAGAACAAATCATTTTCCATCGATGTAAAGATGTTttacattttgtttcatttggattCAATAATGTTTGTAGAATTTCTTCACGCAATGGCTTATCAAGACAAAGATCTGCAACCATCTTTATCTGTTCTTTAGTGGCAAGAAAATCTTGTCTATTTATCATTAGTTCttcaaaatatttatcaataatatgAATCGAACGTGCCAATGATGGATGGCAGCCTTTTAATCCATCGATTTCTactttttttgctttgaatTGACCACcatcaaaaatattaataaaacATGCAATTGCATCACGACCATCCGATCCTAAACGTCGAGCACGTTCATCTGCCACCCAACAATGAATACCACGACGACCGGAATAAACCCAtagaatatttttgaaaCCCAAATCTTCACGTAGATATGCTTCAAGTATGCGAGCAGCTATCACCATAAACATCCAACATTTTTGACAAATTTCAGCACCTTTACAACATGTacgaatatcatcataatcggtCATATCGATATCGAATACTAATTCTTTAGATTGTGGTTGAAATGacatcaatttaattttacgAGATTCACAAGGTCGTGAACTATAAACGGCACCAATATCGATTTTAGTAGGCATTCGAGCCAGTATACATTTACGCATTTCAGctaatgattcgaatgaattaaatCGAAGATAAATGTCGCCATTCAGGGTGAATGAGAATTCTCTTCGTGAAAAATAATCTTTTTCGActttggaaagaaaaaaaaattgttacaatatgaaaaaaaatatcttaaaatcatatatatactaACCATTGGCATATGATAACCATTGATAAAATAGACTATATGGAAATAGATGTGCATAATAAGCACCAATATGATAGGATAGATCTTTATTTTGAtcggacatttttttcaaattgaagtGATAATTTCACTGTAGCGACGAATGAAGaatgattatatttattcCACGTGCTTTCTCTTTTATCGCACACGACTGGGGCTATTCATCGAGGCTGTGACACCAGAGGCGCCACATCACtataaatacaaaatatGCTCGTATTTTGCGCCAATTTTTCGACTAACCAATGGAAACAGTATACTCactttttcacttttttctgtgcatttttttcgaatccgTTCTCTATGAACGTCACTGGCCGCGTGTTTTCTCACATTCTGTTCTCAAACCTAAAATTCTTTCGTGGCAAAACAAGTTTCTGGATCGATATTgtatacaaataaaaaaaaaacatggataaattgaataaagttaaattaaatttcataaCCAACATCGATACATCCAAACCGgaaaattgtgaaaatttaGTCTATTGGCCTGGATCACAACCGCCACCAAATCCTGAatttacatttgaaaaatttcaagatcAAACCAAATTATTGGCAAAAGATacaatttcattcgaatcattcaatgatcctagtaatgatgattttaattattttgttgcCACGATTGATCCGAATAATCCCGGACGTTTAACTTGTAAACCAGCTAAACTATATCGAATGTTACCAAATTATGGTTTTAAAGATTTACACGATgctcaaaatgatgatgaaagtgtTCGTCTC
Encoded here:
- the Tnks gene encoding tankyrase; its protein translation is MFHSSYPIQPNLSSSSIVSSAATTTTTITTTTTATGINHPLQSSSSTTCSTLSTSTISTISSINNNGHQSLLYSPSSSLYQRNNKQQQLQQHSQTPLSISTDSNHHQHSLMPITTQTSLSPSSSTTTSTTITQQQAPLLSSIPENHHHNGQQVLISSAHPHSSSTPFSISSMINMINPTPSSLIMDYSSSSLSSSSNPLNIYHPNHNHAQQQNSTSKTKLASPSSQPSTSSSSSTLLIHSPAQSSCPSLDVHHLGTTATAATTAASIMIIKDIFQACKIGDLNRLKKLINSNNVNVRDPSGGGRSTPLHFASGFGRLDVVDFLIQQGANIHAKDDGGLVPLHNACSFGHIEVVKLLLKNGAVPNVKDNWHFTPLMEAAIKGKLEVCLYLLQKGADARLTNSESKTALELASPLVKPVLTGDYRKHELLEAARNGYEEKVLSLLTPLNVNCHASDGRRSTPLHLAAGYNRLKIVQILLKNGGDVHAKDKGGLVPLHNACSYGHFEVCELLIKHGAEVNASDHWQFTPLHEAAAKMRVEVCALLLAHGADPTLVNCHNKSVLDICPTPDLQDRIMKEYRGHQFFDAIISATDISKLKKFINTETIQFKHPLTGNTALHVAVSLNCQSISNPQMTPKLHKQIIDLLIRKSPGIVNEKNGKFLTPLHLASDRGYTDLMEVLLKHGAKINAVDSLGQTALHRASRNGQLCSVQTLLSYGADLMLVNIHGLTAEQMAATEQVQKLIASHRLTSRGNPEHQLLEASRQGELDLVRTILSKYPHLVNCRDVDGRQSTPLHFAAGYNRIDVVEYLLEHGADVRAKDKGGLVPLHNACSYGHFEVAELLLKKGANVNATDLWKYTALHEASSKGKIDIVKLLLRHGADVTKKNRDGDTPLDLVKQEDVEISDLLLGNVAILDAAKKGELGRLIRLVTAENVNCRDSQGRNSTPLHLAAGYNNFEVAEFLLDKGADVNAPDKGGLIPLHNAASYGHLDIAALLIKHDTNVNATDRWGFTPLHEAAQKGRTQLCALLLAHGADPTMKNYEGQTALDLASAEDVKCLLMDAQLEPPLYSTSLGITTATSATGSTISSAITNPSQPSSEHMITTTTTTTTNANSSDQKQSITNQSQTESSSSSMIQQSDLMQQLIRQMMMIVGNNQNLINSSGDTMTTASAAIGDTFSSLSIQSNESFIDGSLPLLPSSSSSTVSTTSSSRQVNQLNNESVPSSLALLLSQRNADNVNGDRCPENILTINNNNENDDTSVDHHHQSIVDNNSSDNISKINPQPGDGSSDVQQSIQSNSLQSNKDQNSTHQTASNNNNNNNNSSAASNNNNKLTNYLPVSNIPPSITIPMFLSTLGLDFLTPILMCEHITMDILAEMGHEELKAIGVTAYGHRHRILKGIEKLLISSSTLYDTIDGSGLVVRANHQLEPLTQALNGNQFLGTAITNANAITVMTPSGTVVPLPAASPSFVSSTSTNNNNYQSLLNSSNSSSGSPSLSSSSPTPGISMIHTTTFLIQLSSDDREYRAVEDEMQSTIREHKDGGQAGGVFTRYRIFRIQKMINLKLWQRYLHRRQEICEENHGFANERMLFHGSPFINSIVQKGFDERHAYIGGMFGAGIYFAENSSKSNQYVYGICGGSGCPMHKDRSCYQCKRQMLLCRTILGKSFFQFSALKIAHAPPGHHSIIGRPSGGGLSFPEYVIYRGEQAYPEYIITYQIIKPGSSSSTNTTTND
- the Prim1 gene encoding DNA primase small subunit gives rise to the protein MSDQNKDLSYHIGAYYAHLFPYSLFYQWLSYANVEKDYFSRREFSFTLNGDIYLRFNSFESLAEMRKCILARMPTKIDIGAVYSSRPCESRKIKLMSFQPQSKELVFDIDMTDYDDIRTCCKGAEICQKCWMFMVIAARILEAYLREDLGFKNILWVYSGRRGIHCWVADERARRLGSDGRDAIACFINIFDGGQFKAKKVEIDGLKGCHPSLARSIHIIDKYFEELMINRQDFLATKEQIKMVADLCLDKPLREEILQTLLNPNETKCKTSLHRWKMICSLASKFYSSKGANHLLSNNRIRHRYFLEEIKFQFCYPRLDINVTRGLNHLLKVPFSIHPKTGRICVPIDFEKLDQFDPFAVPTLSTLIEEMDKISITQDTEKTTDDCTITTSIAYRTSLAPSLNLFRKFIQNIEHGLRPTKLSEQDDRSKIDFS